The region GATAGTGCTAGTGTTTGGACTAATCTTTCAAAAAATTTTAGATTATTAGCTCAATCTTTAATCCTAGGACTAGGTGCTTATCTTGCAATTGATCAAGAAATAACTCCAGGTATGATGATAGCAGCATCTATAATATTAGGAAGAACCTTAGCACCACTTGATTTAATCATATCAAGTTGGAGACACTTTATTACTTATCGTTCTAGTTATAAAAGAATTGAATCTTTATTGCATGACTTTCCAAAAAAAGAGCAATTGACATCAATTCCTATTACAAAAGCAGAACTATTATTAGAAAATATGGTACTTACTCCTCCTTTAGGTGATGCCCCAACAATAAAAGGTATATCTTTACAAATTAATGAAGGTGATGTTGTTGCAATTATTGGTAATAGTGGAGCAGGAAAATCAACTTTAGTAAAAGGTATTCTTGATATATGGCCTATTTCTGAAGGTAAAGTTAAAATTGATAATATAGATATACAATTATTAAATAAAGAAGAAATTGGCTCAAGTATTGGGTATCTTCCACAAGATATAGAACTTTTTGAAGGTACAATTAGTCAAAATATTTCAAGATTTAAAGAATTAAATTCTGATAAAGTTATTAAAGCAGCAAAAATTGCTGGTGTCCATGAAATGATAGTAAAATTTCCAAAAGGCTATGATAGTAGTATTGGAAGTGGAGGAACTAAACTTTCAGGAGGACAAAGACAAAGAATAGGTCTTGCTAGAGCAATTTATAATAATCCACGATTAATTATTTTAGATGAACCAAACTCAAATCTAGATAAAGCAGGAGAAGAAGCTTTGCTTAATTGTATAAAAGTTTTAAAAGAAAATTTAACAACTGTTTTAATAATTACACATAAAGAAAATATTTTAGAAATTACTAATAAAATAGCAATACTTGAAGATGGGACATTAAAAGAATTTAATGAAACAAATATAATATTAAATAATATAGATTTTTTTAATTTAGATGATGGCAACAATGAAAGAAGTTAATAAAGCACCAGATGAGAATGCATCAAAAATAGTTAGATTTGGATTTACTCTTATATTAATTGTTTTTATTTTTTTAGGGGGTTGGATGTCTTATGCACCTCTTGCCATCCATTCTGTAGCAATGGGAAAAGTTTCTGCTGATTATAATAAAAAAAGAATTCAACATTTAGAAAGTGGTATTATAAAAAAAATTTATGTAAAAGATGGTGATTTAGTAGAAAAAGGACAAATACTTATACAACTTGATGATACACAAATAAAAGCTAAAATTGAATCATTAAAATTTCAATATGAAAGTATGCTAGCTTTACAATCAAGACTTTTTGCTCAAAAAAATAATAAAAAAGAACTTGTTTTAAATGAAGAAGTTAAGAATAAAAATATTATTAAAGAGCAAAAATACCTTTTTAAAACTATTACAGAGTCAATTAAAGAAAATAAAAAAGTTATTTCTAAACAAA is a window of Poseidonibacter antarcticus DNA encoding:
- a CDS encoding type I secretion system permease/ATPase encodes the protein MSQNKNTSELKSVLKQSKKLFFTIGLFSFLINILMLVPPIYMLQIYDRVLSSKSKDTLFMLTLIVVVLFITMALLEIIRSKILIKIGNRIDNNLSNRIFDSLFQLEKVNPNKASSSYISNLTQMRQFLTGSGVFAFFDAPWITIYLLILFLFHPMFGYFALFTIFILLIITLVNEITTKQKINIATVDNLSSNNYLDSSLKNADVVNTMGMKKDIKYIWQKKYYSFLRAQNDASDSASVWTNLSKNFRLLAQSLILGLGAYLAIDQEITPGMMIAASIILGRTLAPLDLIISSWRHFITYRSSYKRIESLLHDFPKKEQLTSIPITKAELLLENMVLTPPLGDAPTIKGISLQINEGDVVAIIGNSGAGKSTLVKGILDIWPISEGKVKIDNIDIQLLNKEEIGSSIGYLPQDIELFEGTISQNISRFKELNSDKVIKAAKIAGVHEMIVKFPKGYDSSIGSGGTKLSGGQRQRIGLARAIYNNPRLIILDEPNSNLDKAGEEALLNCIKVLKENLTTVLIITHKENILEITNKIAILEDGTLKEFNETNIILNNIDFFNLDDGNNERS